The genomic region ACCCGTCTCGCGCCGCACAGGCGCGGAAAACAATAGTCGCCTTGAGAGGACTGGGCCAACGAACGAAGTGAGTTGGTAGCCCCAACGGGAATCGAACCCGTGCTTTAGCCTTGAGAGGGCTACGTCCTAACCGCTAGACGATGGGGCCACGTCGCGGAAGCGCGGAGAATAACACAGGCCGCCCGGGCCCGGCCAAGGCGAACTTGACTCGCTACGCCGTCCGGAGCTTCTCGACGACCCGCCTCAACTTCGCGTCCGCTTCCTTTCCGACCGCGGCGAGATCCGGATCCTGATCGAGGCCTCCCGGCTTCATCATCTCCGCGGGATTGACGACGCGAACCACGCAGCGCCCGGGTCCGGCTTCCTCGACGACGACGTTGCACGGAAGGAGCAGCCCCGCTTCCGGGCGTTTTTCCAGGGCGCGATAGGCGAGCGACGGGTTGCACGCACCGAGAATCACGTAAGGTCGGAAGTCCTTGCCGAGTTTCTCCGAGAACGCCTTGTGCACGTCGACGCGCGTGAGGATGCCGAACCCTTCCTCCTTGAGCGCGGCGGTCGCCCGTTCGATACCCGCGTCGACCGTTTCCGAGAGACTGACGTCCCAACCGACGGTTTCCATGAGCGCCTCCCGCGGGCAACATGGCACATCGATGGGCCGGCTTCCACGTGCAGACTCATCAGACGTGACCGTCCCGCCGGGTCAGGGAGGGGATTCGACGGACGCCGGCCGGACCGGGGCCACCGGCTGGATCTTCGACGACCCGCGAGAACCCGCGCTGACGATCACGGTCGCGGGGTTCGACGTTCCGCCCG from Thermoanaerobaculia bacterium harbors:
- a CDS encoding DUF302 domain-containing protein is translated as METVGWDVSLSETVDAGIERATAALKEEGFGILTRVDVHKAFSEKLGKDFRPYVILGACNPSLAYRALEKRPEAGLLLPCNVVVEEAGPGRCVVRVVNPAEMMKPGGLDQDPDLAAVGKEADAKLRRVVEKLRTA